A single genomic interval of Spirosoma taeanense harbors:
- a CDS encoding NIPSNAP family protein codes for MTKLYSFLIVGLLLTVATFAKPAPGKPSSRFYEVRIYHPTPGKYAEIVDRFRQYTLKIFEKHGMENIGYWTPTDTTNKELIYILAYPSREARDASWKAFGSDPEWKAVVAKTEANGKLVASVDQIFMTEADISPKIKLKQASPARTFELRTYTATPGNLENLLTRFRDHTLKLFNKHGMENIGYWVTQEKDGSQPRLVYILAHPSEAEGKQHFDEFRKDPVWVKAKAESEKNGPLTTKVESVYMQPTDYSPMK; via the coding sequence ATGACCAAATTGTATTCATTCCTGATCGTCGGTCTGCTACTGACTGTGGCAACATTTGCCAAGCCTGCTCCGGGCAAACCCAGTTCTAGATTTTATGAAGTTCGGATTTATCACCCAACGCCGGGTAAGTACGCTGAGATTGTCGATCGGTTTCGGCAGTACACCCTGAAGATTTTTGAAAAGCACGGTATGGAGAATATCGGCTACTGGACCCCGACCGATACGACCAACAAAGAATTGATTTATATCCTGGCGTATCCAAGCCGCGAGGCCCGCGACGCATCCTGGAAAGCGTTCGGGAGCGATCCTGAGTGGAAAGCTGTAGTGGCTAAAACCGAAGCGAATGGCAAACTGGTTGCCAGCGTTGACCAGATTTTCATGACCGAAGCCGACATTTCGCCTAAAATCAAACTGAAGCAGGCATCGCCGGCGCGGACGTTCGAACTGCGGACCTACACGGCTACGCCCGGCAACTTGGAAAACCTGCTGACCCGTTTCCGCGATCATACCCTTAAGCTCTTCAATAAGCACGGCATGGAAAACATCGGCTATTGGGTTACCCAGGAAAAAGACGGTTCCCAGCCTCGTCTGGTTTATATTCTGGCGCACCCCAGCGAAGCCGAAGGCAAGCAGCACTTCGACGAATTCCGTAAAGATCCAGTCTGGGTGAAGGCTAAAGCCGAATCGGAAAAGAACGGCCCGCTAACTACCAAAGTTGAGTCGGTGTACATGCAACCGACGGACTATTCGCCAATGAAATAA
- a CDS encoding Gfo/Idh/MocA family protein, whose translation MKSINQLWQLFDTDPASTSTDLTRKDFLTIAGRGLAAGAVGSALMACEKKPEASTSAPTVTNTPGGPVPNLPAQSPPATVPDDVQKPIELEQIEAKTEQQEPPTPTPLPPDQRVGYALVGLGHLTLDQLLPAFAECKKSKVVALVSGSPEKLQKVSAQYGIKKENCYKYADYDKLRDNKDVQAIYIVLPNGLHAEYTIRGAQAGKHILCEKPMANTAAECQAMIDACNKAGKKLMIAYRIQYEPHHRMVREMVQKQQFGKVKSIMANNGQNSDNPDHWRFKKALAGGGSLPDVGIYCLNTIRYLLGEEPTEVSAFVHNTPGDPRFTEVEEQVNWLMKFPSGVQASCATSYGHHDDKNYKVLADRGWIKMDPAFPYTGLQLETSQAQGKENQVTQHKIGDKNQFATEIDHFSECIVENKRPFTPGEEGLQDHKIMDAIYQSAREGRPVKLAAVSKKDAFRGPEPKME comes from the coding sequence ATGAAGTCTATAAATCAGCTTTGGCAGCTGTTTGACACCGATCCGGCATCCACGTCAACCGACCTAACCCGTAAAGATTTTCTAACCATTGCCGGGCGTGGCCTCGCTGCCGGTGCTGTCGGCAGCGCCCTTATGGCCTGCGAGAAAAAACCCGAAGCTTCTACGTCGGCCCCGACAGTCACTAATACGCCCGGCGGCCCCGTTCCCAACCTGCCGGCTCAGTCCCCTCCAGCCACGGTACCGGACGACGTGCAGAAACCCATTGAGCTGGAGCAGATCGAAGCGAAGACCGAGCAGCAGGAACCGCCAACACCAACACCATTGCCCCCCGACCAGCGCGTGGGTTACGCCCTTGTGGGTTTGGGCCACCTGACGCTCGATCAGCTTCTTCCGGCCTTTGCCGAGTGTAAAAAATCGAAAGTAGTGGCGCTGGTAAGCGGCAGTCCGGAAAAGTTGCAGAAGGTGTCGGCCCAGTATGGCATCAAAAAAGAAAACTGCTACAAATACGCCGATTACGACAAGCTCCGCGACAATAAAGACGTACAGGCTATATACATCGTATTGCCCAATGGATTGCATGCCGAATACACGATTAGGGGGGCGCAGGCCGGAAAACATATTCTCTGCGAGAAGCCCATGGCCAATACCGCGGCTGAATGTCAGGCTATGATTGACGCCTGCAACAAGGCGGGTAAGAAATTAATGATCGCCTATCGGATCCAATACGAACCCCATCACCGGATGGTGCGGGAAATGGTACAGAAACAGCAGTTCGGCAAGGTGAAGTCAATCATGGCCAACAACGGTCAGAACTCCGACAACCCTGACCACTGGCGGTTTAAAAAAGCCCTTGCCGGGGGCGGCTCATTGCCCGACGTTGGTATATACTGTCTGAATACAATCCGGTATCTGCTGGGTGAGGAACCCACCGAAGTGTCGGCCTTTGTGCACAATACGCCTGGCGATCCCCGCTTTACGGAAGTTGAGGAGCAGGTCAACTGGCTGATGAAATTTCCGAGCGGTGTACAGGCCAGTTGCGCAACGAGTTACGGTCACCACGATGATAAGAACTATAAGGTGCTGGCGGATAGGGGCTGGATTAAAATGGACCCCGCCTTTCCGTATACCGGATTGCAGTTAGAAACAAGCCAGGCGCAGGGGAAAGAAAATCAGGTTACTCAGCACAAAATCGGAGATAAGAACCAGTTCGCGACCGAAATTGATCACTTCTCGGAGTGTATCGTGGAGAATAAAAGGCCCTTTACGCCGGGTGAGGAAGGGTTGCAGGACCATAAAATTATGGACGCCATTTACCAGTCGGCGCGGGAAGGACGCCCCGTTAAGCTGGCAGCCGTTTCCAAGAAAGATGCCTTCCGTGGCCCCGAACCGAAAATGGAATAA
- a CDS encoding ABC transporter ATP-binding protein — MAKPLTSSANATDTKAELSWRERFAALSNLPAFFRLVWATSPALFLGNALLRLVRAAIPAATLYIGKLIIDQVVALTGQPGNSDTEYLWWLVAAEFGLAILSTALGRAVALMDGLLGDLFANQTSIRLMEHAATLDLEQFEDATFYDKLERARRQTTGRTVLLSGVFGQVQELISVGFLAAGLAVYNPWLLLLILVAVTPSFIGDNYFNQRSYSLSRSWTPERRELDYLRYVGASDETAKEVKIFGLSGFLIDRFRTLSNDFFQKNKQLAISRAGWGVLLTVLGTAGYYGAYVWIVMRAVNGQISLGDLTFLAGSFRQVRGSLEGILLQFSSLTQEAIYLQDLFDYFAIKPLIHSPKTTRLFPNPIREGFVFENVGFKYTNSDRWALRNLSFTLHAGEKLALVGENGAGKTTLVKLLARLYDPAEGRILLDGYDLREYDLVELRRNIGVIFQDYTRFKMSAGINIAVGDIDERTNQPRIETSAQRSLADTVIAKLAGGYDQQLGRSFGKGVELSGGEWQKVALGRAYMRDAQLIILDEPTAALDARAEYEVFQRFAKLTEGKSSVIISHRFSTVRMADRILVLENGTLLEIGSHYELLEKDGRYAELFGLQARGYQ, encoded by the coding sequence ATGGCCAAACCTCTGACTTCATCAGCTAACGCTACTGATACTAAGGCAGAACTAAGCTGGCGCGAGCGTTTCGCAGCCCTTAGTAATTTGCCGGCTTTTTTCCGGTTGGTGTGGGCAACCTCACCGGCTTTATTCCTCGGCAATGCGTTGCTTCGGCTCGTCCGGGCTGCCATTCCTGCCGCTACGTTATATATTGGGAAGCTCATCATTGACCAGGTCGTTGCGCTTACCGGGCAGCCGGGCAATAGCGACACGGAATATCTCTGGTGGCTGGTGGCCGCTGAGTTCGGGCTGGCGATTCTGTCGACCGCACTGGGCCGGGCGGTTGCGCTCATGGATGGCCTCCTGGGCGATCTGTTCGCCAACCAGACGTCGATACGGCTGATGGAACACGCGGCTACGCTCGACCTGGAGCAGTTTGAAGATGCTACGTTCTATGATAAACTGGAACGCGCACGGAGGCAGACCACGGGCCGGACGGTGCTGCTGTCGGGCGTTTTCGGGCAGGTTCAGGAGCTGATCTCTGTTGGCTTTCTGGCGGCTGGTCTGGCTGTTTATAACCCCTGGCTGCTACTGCTGATTCTGGTGGCCGTTACCCCCTCGTTCATTGGCGACAATTATTTCAACCAGCGCAGCTATTCGCTCTCCCGCTCCTGGACACCCGAACGGCGCGAGCTCGACTACCTGCGTTACGTAGGCGCAAGCGACGAGACCGCCAAAGAAGTCAAGATTTTTGGTTTGTCGGGTTTTCTGATCGACCGCTTTCGGACCCTGTCGAACGACTTTTTTCAGAAAAATAAGCAGCTCGCGATTAGTCGCGCCGGCTGGGGAGTGCTGCTGACGGTCCTGGGGACGGCGGGCTACTACGGGGCTTACGTCTGGATTGTGATGCGGGCCGTTAACGGGCAGATTAGCCTCGGCGACCTTACATTCCTGGCCGGGTCGTTCCGGCAGGTGCGCGGCTCGCTGGAAGGGATTCTGCTTCAGTTCAGCAGCCTGACGCAGGAGGCCATCTATCTGCAGGATCTGTTCGATTATTTTGCCATTAAGCCGCTGATTCATTCGCCCAAAACGACGCGCCTGTTTCCCAACCCGATCCGGGAAGGGTTTGTATTTGAAAACGTTGGGTTTAAATACACCAACTCCGACCGCTGGGCGCTGCGTAATCTGTCGTTTACATTGCATGCGGGCGAAAAACTGGCGCTTGTGGGCGAAAATGGCGCGGGAAAAACCACCCTCGTCAAACTGCTGGCCCGGCTCTACGACCCCGCCGAAGGACGGATTCTGCTCGATGGCTACGACCTGCGCGAGTATGATCTGGTTGAGCTGCGACGTAACATCGGCGTAATTTTTCAGGACTATACCCGGTTCAAGATGTCGGCCGGTATCAACATTGCTGTTGGGGACATTGACGAACGGACCAACCAGCCGCGCATCGAAACGTCGGCGCAGCGCTCGCTGGCCGATACGGTCATTGCCAAACTGGCCGGGGGCTACGACCAGCAACTGGGCCGTTCGTTTGGTAAAGGCGTCGAGCTGTCGGGCGGAGAGTGGCAGAAAGTGGCGCTGGGGCGTGCTTACATGCGCGATGCGCAATTGATCATTCTCGATGAACCCACGGCTGCGCTAGACGCCCGCGCCGAGTATGAAGTTTTTCAGCGATTTGCCAAACTGACCGAAGGTAAATCGTCGGTGATTATCTCGCACCGGTTCAGTACCGTTCGCATGGCCGACCGGATTCTGGTGCTGGAAAATGGAACGCTGCTCGAAATTGGTTCGCACTACGAGCTGCTGGAGAAAGACGGCCGTTATGCCGAGCTGTTTGGCCTGCAGGCGCGGGGGTATCAGTAA
- a CDS encoding low affinity iron permease family protein has translation MKTNKFSRFFERFASRSTQATGSSTAFLLALLTIILWLITGPIFGFSDTWQLIINTGTTIITFLMVFLIQKSQNKDSLAMQIKLNELIAVNRKASNRLLNVEDLTEAELHALHDFFGRLAERAKAEASLSESHSVEDAEEIHEEKVEEMHKRRQSRAHERTSEPNGASA, from the coding sequence ATGAAGACAAATAAATTTTCCCGGTTCTTTGAGCGCTTTGCCTCCCGCTCCACGCAGGCTACTGGTTCATCAACCGCTTTCCTGCTTGCCTTGCTAACAATTATTCTCTGGCTTATCACGGGCCCTATTTTCGGATTCTCCGATACCTGGCAGCTGATTATTAATACCGGCACGACAATCATTACCTTTCTGATGGTATTCCTGATTCAGAAATCGCAGAACAAAGATTCACTCGCAATGCAGATCAAACTCAACGAACTCATCGCCGTGAACCGAAAAGCCAGCAACCGGCTGCTTAATGTAGAAGACCTGACCGAAGCCGAGCTGCACGCCCTGCACGATTTCTTTGGCCGACTGGCCGAGCGGGCAAAAGCTGAAGCCAGCCTGTCGGAGTCGCACTCGGTTGAAGATGCCGAAGAAATTCACGAGGAGAAAGTTGAAGAGATGCACAAGCGCCGACAGTCGCGCGCGCATGAGCGAACAAGCGAACCTAACGGAGCGTCGGCCTGA
- a CDS encoding thioredoxin family protein, with amino-acid sequence MKRFLLALSLFLLLTTVRADEPVGIRFFAGSWQDALAEARNQNKPLYVDFYTTWCPPCRRMAREAFPNPKIGEKFNAHFISYQVNAEAGEGPEIARQYGVGGYPTALFITPTGELVHRAVGYGGVNAMLQQADQVLAMPRMRRSLRQNRS; translated from the coding sequence ATGAAACGCTTTCTCCTTGCCCTGTCACTTTTCCTGCTTCTGACGACTGTTCGGGCCGATGAGCCGGTTGGTATCCGGTTCTTCGCTGGCTCGTGGCAGGATGCTTTAGCCGAAGCCAGAAATCAGAACAAGCCGCTGTACGTTGATTTTTATACCACCTGGTGCCCGCCCTGCCGCCGAATGGCGCGGGAAGCGTTTCCGAACCCGAAAATAGGCGAGAAATTCAACGCGCACTTCATTAGCTATCAGGTAAACGCCGAAGCTGGCGAAGGCCCCGAAATAGCCCGGCAGTACGGCGTTGGCGGCTACCCCACTGCGCTGTTCATTACGCCCACCGGAGAATTGGTCCATCGGGCGGTGGGATATGGTGGCGTCAACGCCATGCTTCAGCAGGCCGATCAGGTGCTGGCCATGCCTCGAATGCGCCGGTCCTTGAGGCAGAACCGGTCTTAG
- a CDS encoding AAA family ATPase: MKPHDEISRADMFRYLTADSRMPNQQTIQNLYIPSDLDREFPLAPHFVQAFGSYPNYLHFNDDFKPSARELLDSRGFQLINHTARVNDEGWHVIERIYQHEDGVVLKAEFIGERFFRLYGFYRDELSAKGLFEGLQEHKYVHEDNQTHIYLIQSGLGGLHTERVEILPPDINLDLHYNDDFPPVHERLVNLLAQPKSKGLILLHGEPGTGKTTYIKYLSSLVRKDMLILPPYMTNYLTSPEIIPFLLDNKDSVLIIEDAERILQSREAGGDTNSVSNILNLTDGLLADCMHIQVIATFNASKHLLDKALLRKGRLMVDYAFGKLTPAKANELLMHLGMDFRTKEPMTLADIFNLDEQTVSGERQEVKMGF, translated from the coding sequence TTGAAACCCCACGATGAGATTTCGAGGGCCGACATGTTTCGCTATCTGACGGCTGACAGTCGTATGCCCAACCAGCAAACCATTCAGAATCTATACATACCCAGCGACCTGGACCGGGAATTTCCGCTGGCTCCGCATTTCGTTCAGGCATTTGGCAGCTACCCCAATTATCTGCACTTCAACGACGATTTCAAACCGTCGGCGCGCGAATTGCTGGATAGTCGTGGGTTCCAGCTCATCAACCATACCGCCCGCGTCAACGACGAAGGCTGGCACGTAATCGAGCGTATTTATCAGCATGAGGACGGCGTCGTGCTAAAGGCGGAGTTTATCGGTGAGCGGTTTTTTCGGCTTTACGGTTTCTACCGCGACGAACTGTCGGCCAAAGGGTTGTTCGAAGGGCTTCAGGAACACAAATATGTTCACGAAGACAACCAGACGCATATTTATCTGATTCAGAGTGGGCTGGGCGGGCTCCACACGGAGCGGGTTGAAATTCTGCCGCCCGATATTAACCTCGATCTGCACTATAATGACGATTTTCCACCGGTGCACGAACGGCTGGTTAACCTGCTGGCGCAGCCCAAGAGCAAGGGCCTGATCTTGCTGCACGGTGAGCCGGGCACGGGGAAAACGACGTATATCAAATACCTCAGCTCGCTGGTCAGGAAGGATATGCTTATCCTGCCGCCTTACATGACCAATTACCTGACCTCGCCCGAGATTATTCCGTTTCTGCTCGATAATAAAGATTCGGTGCTCATTATCGAAGACGCCGAGCGGATTCTGCAATCGCGCGAAGCCGGGGGCGACACCAACAGCGTATCCAACATCCTGAACCTGACCGACGGCCTGCTGGCCGACTGCATGCATATTCAGGTCATTGCTACGTTCAACGCGAGTAAACACCTGCTGGATAAAGCCCTGCTACGTAAAGGTCGCCTGATGGTCGATTACGCCTTTGGCAAACTGACACCCGCCAAAGCCAACGAACTGCTCATGCACTTAGGCATGGATTTTCGCACCAAAGAACCCATGACGCTTGCCGATATCTTCAATCTGGACGAGCAGACCGTTTCGGGCGAGCGGCAGGAGGTGAAAATGGGCTTCTAA
- a CDS encoding PorP/SprF family type IX secretion system membrane protein yields the protein MPISFRSRVFFLVITSLLSCLSLSTQAQREVLYSQYLVNPLSINPAYAGMRESFHLSAFLRRKWISVRYAPVTQSVSGDGSIANGRVGLGFQALNDRMGIFAATGVYGSVAYRFNLPALARLSIGVQGGLNVLPVYDFTSASSLNRAVGSFGVGVYYKSETFFGGISAPELVSQGVNLAGRSLYPTVRPVMVQAGTKFEIDEGTVLIPSVLVSKIADRPLGIDVSARIWFAEEFGLGLSYRRNSPGVIQTNYLQALAEYQLTKAIRIGYLFNSKTPESPGSTLYDQNSVHEIMFRFAPGVLQFSY from the coding sequence ATGCCTATCTCGTTTCGAAGCCGCGTTTTTTTTCTGGTCATTACCAGTCTGCTAAGCTGCCTGAGCCTGTCTACGCAGGCTCAGCGGGAAGTTCTCTACTCGCAGTATCTGGTCAATCCTTTAAGCATCAATCCGGCTTACGCGGGCATGCGGGAGTCGTTTCACCTGTCAGCCTTTCTCCGACGTAAATGGATCAGCGTTCGGTACGCACCGGTTACGCAGAGCGTTTCGGGGGATGGTTCGATTGCCAACGGACGGGTCGGGCTGGGGTTTCAGGCGCTGAACGACCGGATGGGTATTTTTGCCGCTACGGGTGTGTATGGCAGCGTAGCCTACCGCTTCAATCTGCCCGCTCTAGCCAGGCTGTCAATAGGAGTACAGGGCGGTCTTAACGTCCTGCCGGTCTACGATTTCACGAGCGCATCGAGCCTGAACCGGGCCGTTGGCAGCTTTGGCGTCGGCGTGTATTATAAATCCGAAACGTTTTTCGGCGGCATTTCGGCGCCCGAACTGGTGTCGCAGGGTGTAAATCTGGCAGGTCGTTCGCTCTACCCGACCGTCCGGCCAGTCATGGTGCAGGCCGGAACGAAGTTTGAGATTGACGAAGGGACCGTGCTGATTCCGTCGGTGCTGGTTTCTAAAATTGCCGACCGGCCCCTGGGCATTGATGTAAGTGCCCGAATCTGGTTCGCCGAGGAGTTTGGACTGGGCTTATCCTATCGGCGGAACAGCCCCGGCGTCATCCAGACGAACTATCTGCAGGCGCTGGCTGAATATCAACTGACAAAAGCCATTCGCATTGGCTATCTGTTCAACTCAAAAACGCCGGAAAGCCCCGGTTCAACCCTGTACGATCAGAACAGCGTTCACGAGATCATGTTCCGCTTCGCGCCGGGTGTGCTTCAATTTTCGTATTGA
- a CDS encoding PorP/SprF family type IX secretion system membrane protein, whose product MSNQFLTNRWAVALLLILGIGSGQVRAQQDKMFSQYMFNMMALNPAYAGSRDVLSMSALYRNQWTGVEGAPQTATFTVDMPLNQERVGIGLQLYGDKYGPVQEAGGFASYAFRIKVGERSTLALGLQAGAASYNVNLADIKTAPDGSSQIDPAFATNISKILPNFGTGIYLSNDRTYLSISVPRLIKNKLNEYNSAGGVLSVQRRHAYLAAGFVVGISPSVKMKPSMLVKYAEGAPLGFDGNVNFWFADRVAIGVSVRRNQFTDWSQIGTDALIGLLEVQLTDQFRFSYAYDRTMNNLKDIAPSSHEIMLRYEFGFGKNRILTPRYF is encoded by the coding sequence ATGTCAAATCAGTTTTTAACGAACCGGTGGGCTGTTGCGCTGCTGCTGATCCTGGGGATCGGCAGCGGCCAGGTCCGGGCGCAGCAGGACAAAATGTTCTCGCAGTACATGTTCAACATGATGGCGCTCAACCCGGCCTATGCGGGCAGCCGTGATGTGCTGAGTATGTCGGCCCTGTATCGCAATCAGTGGACAGGCGTTGAGGGCGCTCCGCAAACGGCGACCTTCACGGTCGATATGCCACTGAATCAGGAGCGGGTAGGCATCGGTTTGCAGTTATACGGCGACAAGTACGGACCAGTGCAGGAAGCGGGCGGCTTTGCGTCCTATGCCTTCCGGATAAAAGTAGGGGAGCGCTCAACGCTGGCCCTGGGCCTTCAGGCGGGTGCGGCCAGCTACAACGTGAATCTAGCCGACATCAAGACCGCTCCCGACGGGTCGAGTCAGATTGATCCGGCTTTTGCGACTAATATTTCAAAGATACTGCCCAATTTCGGAACGGGTATCTATCTCAGCAATGACCGAACGTATCTGAGCATTTCGGTACCGCGACTGATCAAAAACAAGCTGAACGAATATAATTCTGCGGGTGGGGTGCTGTCGGTGCAGCGCCGTCATGCGTATCTGGCAGCTGGTTTTGTGGTCGGTATCAGCCCCTCGGTCAAGATGAAACCATCCATGCTGGTTAAATATGCCGAAGGCGCTCCGCTGGGCTTCGACGGGAACGTAAACTTCTGGTTTGCCGACCGCGTAGCCATCGGCGTGTCGGTGCGACGTAACCAGTTTACGGACTGGAGCCAGATTGGGACCGATGCCCTCATTGGTTTGCTGGAAGTGCAGCTCACCGACCAGTTCCGGTTTAGTTACGCGTACGACCGAACGATGAACAACTTAAAGGACATCGCCCCGAGCTCGCACGAGATTATGCTCCGGTATGAGTTTGGTTTCGGTAAAAACCGCATTCTGACCCCGCGCTACTTCTGA